One segment of Hippopotamus amphibius kiboko isolate mHipAmp2 chromosome 2, mHipAmp2.hap2, whole genome shotgun sequence DNA contains the following:
- the LOC130843926 gene encoding protein FAM136A — translation MAELQQLRVQEAVDSMVKSLERENIRKMQGFMFRCSAGCCEDSQASMQQVHQCIERCHAPLAQAQALVTNELEKFQDRLARCTMHCNDKAKDSIDAGSKELQVKRQLESCVTKCVDDHMNLIPTMTKKMKESLSSIGK, via the coding sequence ATGGCGGAGCTGCAGCAGCTCCGGGTGCAGGAGGCGGTGGACTCCATGGTGAAGAGTCTGGAGAGAGAGAACATCCGGAAGATGCAGGGCTTTATGTTCAGGTGTAGCGCCGGCTGTTGTGAGGACAGCCAGGCGTCCATGCAGCAAGTGCACCAGTGCATTGAGCGCTGCCATGCACCTCTGGCTCAAGCCCAGGCCCTGGTGACCAACGAGTTGGAGAAATTCCAGGACCGCCTGGCCCGATGCACTATGCATTGCAATGATAAAGCCAAAGATTCAATAGATGCAGGGAGTAAAGAGCTTCAGGTGAAGCGGCAGCTGGAGAGTTGCGTGACCAAGTGTGTGGATGACCACATGAACCTCATCCCAACCATGACCAAGAAGATGAAGGAGTCTCTCTCATCCATTGGGAAATAG